The following nucleotide sequence is from Branchiostoma lanceolatum isolate klBraLanc5 chromosome 18, klBraLanc5.hap2, whole genome shotgun sequence.
CACAGGAAACAGACAACTCAGTAAATAGGTGAAGGTGAATTTCAACTTCCCATAACTTTGTTGATAAGGCCTAGACTTGCATAAAGTGCATCCCATTAATGTTTCAATCATCACCATCCTACTTGCcgaaaacaataaaaatccATTATACTCAGCTTGAGTTATCCAAAAATGCCCTCTGCAATTCCACGGGGGGGGACTGATCTTGCACAACTTTACCCCTACTCAAAGAGCTATTCACCACAAATAAATCATAGCACATCCAGAACTTGAACCGACAAAACCCTCGAAGACCCACATCAGAAACGTAGGAAGCCAAAAGGAGGCTCATGATTGTTCTTGACCTTTTTCCCGACCCCTGCCAACTTCCTACATTTTATCACGATCTATCCAATGCCTCTCGAGTTATCTTGATCACAAACAAGCAAGCCAACAAACACATAGGGTCTATTTCAGTAGCCTAGAAATCCGCCTGAAGATCCTTGTCTTTCCAACAGTAggttacctaccaaaaattatgcGTATTGTAAAAAAAGAATGTAACGTGATATGGAAGCAGTAGTTGTCGAAAACTATCACATTGACCTTACAGAAATGAAGAGACTCTGTTGGTTTCTCCGCAGTGCTGATCCGTTGTACCAAGGCCTGCCGAAGGACGTACCGCTCGAGATCAGCACTGACGGCACGGTAATATGGAGGGTAGAGACTCTGACCAGCACCATTTGTGATGCAGACCCGTATCTCTTCCCTGCCGATACTATGGATTGCAGCATCTGTTTATCAGCATCCTCTGCGATAGAGCAAATCATCGGTAAGACCTTACATCTAAGTCATGACAGTATAGGTAACATATTGAAAATCCATTTAGAATTCAAACCCGAAGACTTATTAGAAGTGCATAGACTTGGGAAACCTACACGTTGTAGAGACATAGGAAATATGCATCTAACAAGGgaacactgcacaaaaacatgAATTTCCTGGAGTTTCAAGTCCATCACACACCTTTGTAATGTGTTGTGTCCTGGTAGTGCACATTCGTTTCAAGACTTGGTGTGTAAGGTCCTATAGATATTCCTTTAAATACCTGGATTTCGCAAGTGCGCTGGAATTTACGGGACCCGGACACTTCTCATGTAGTGAAAAGGGTTTGACAAAAGAAGAGGCATTATTTTGGCTATACGCTGCGCTATGTGCGTTTTAGGTGATGATTACTCTAACTGAAGTGACATTTTGTTCTACTGTTTAGTATAGAGCTTAAATCTCACCAAAGTGGCTCGATTTAACGTCATTTGAGTTCAACAAAGGgaactttttgttttaaatgtaTGTGTATCGAGTTGTGTTCCACATAGCCTGGATTCCAAACTATTTCCAGGGCGTACACAGGACAGCTCAttggctctagggccaacatgcccccaattAGTTTTTAAAACAGGCCTATATGAGTTAGACCGTGACATTGCGTGCAAACAGATCAAAtcgaaaataagctgtaagatTTAGTATGCGGTCTTGACATAATAACGTCAAGCTAAGGAACTACGTACAACTCAACGGAACACCGCCACACACTTATCTTTATACATTATTTATCCTAAGTATAgacattcaagatggcggactcgggTGTTTGCATTTAGCCATTTGACAGAGTCACCGCGGCTAGATACACATACCTTCGGGAGTTTAATACCATCTTGAATTAACCACTGATGTCACGTGATGCAGGCACAGGTTACCAAATAAGTAAAGATCGTAGGTTCCTGCGTACTATGTTTCTCATGACATACAGGGGTGAGAACTGGTGCACAAAAGTCGGGcccaggtccggtccaggtccagaggatcaGGTCCGGGCCTGGACCTGACTAAGTAGTGCCGCAGTACTATATGTTTGGAGAGAGAGACACAAGTACTGATCTCTGTGAGATCTACAACTCATGTTCACTGATTGTACATGGAGAGGTATGATCATGCACAAGGAACTAATTTGCAGAGTTGAAACGGAGATGTACTAACAACACATAGAACTTTATATCATTTCCCTAAAAAATGTGTTCGACTAATaaacttaaccctatccagactgggcttttttgggatatctgggacggggggggggggggggggggcggggggggTAGGGGGTTCATTCAGCcacccccccctcataacttctgaacggtatgatgtatccttcccaaatttgtagggagtgatgttcatgtaaagttttataattcctagaattttggtgacgtaatgacgtaatatgacgtaattatgaaattgatatgattttattggctaaatagggaattcccgtgatatctaaaggtattagaCAAAATACTGGTAGTatatattgttgattttaaggtataccaagacatattacgtatATCGCAACTACGTTgccgtcaaaatgacgtcattaaatgacgtcacgtgttgttagtgACCCCtagggatccgccatcttggatcggccattttgaaattttcaaacatactttttttttcacttatgaccccaaacattggaaacaactatgtttaatcgaaattagtgaaatttgcataaaatgcctcttcagaaacccgttgccatggcaacacgaaacaTGATAAAGttatacaattatcataatattgttgccaactaaattttaggaaaagtcaccaagtttggtagtcttagcatatgtcgttcggcagttatacgatgtcaaagttggcgcgggcactttaagaccccccccccccagtctggatagggttaagcgCCATGAATTTAGAGGCTAAATTGTTTTAAAGAAACTAAATATCAGTAAACTGATTTGTGGCTTGTTTGGGTGTAATTTTCATTCCAGGTGTATATTTACGCAAGTgcaagtgtatgcatgtgtcggatCAATAACGTCAAGTTTTGAACGATAGATTTGTTTTACTATACTCGCCTCGCCGCCGTCCACACATCCTATGTGTTTCGACATATGATTCACAGCTTACGTCTAAGAAAGAGAGCAACCTCGCACGGCTAGATAAATCTGCTCTGTTTTATTCTTTTCTTAGACCGGTAACATTATTATGTGAccacctgctggtagcctggtactgtgattTGTTAATCGGTCCTACAGCCGGTCCTCTGAATTTTTCCCGGACCGGTCCAGCAAGAAATGCCGTTTTTTTCCCTGTACACGATAACTGTACCCACCTCTTATTACAACCCAAACGCGGAAAGGGGTTACTAGGAGTGTCCGTGCCAGTCACATTTGAAAACgcttttttttctaatccaACAACGACCTAGAAGTTTGAGGTTGTTCATTTAGGTAGCAGAATACAGCATTTCACCCATGGGGAATTAAATGGTAAAGAAAATTAAGACAGATTTTCGACGCTTCAGAAGTTATAGTAAGGGTGGTCATCAGTGCACGTTCTGACGATCCGATTcattttcgggggggggggggctggaaAATTACCCTTTCCGCCACGTCGACGTGCACTGAAGAACCACCACGCTTTAGTTAAGTACTTTGTCGCACTACTTTATACACCCGAACAACCATCAAAAGGAAGTCGCCCGTGAATACTGGGTTCTAGTACTATAAGCAAATTAATAAGaaccctttctctctctcttttataaAACATTCTATACAGTGaaaaatgttgtatatatatatttgcaatGAGCATCCGTCTACCTTCcgcacatatatacatgtacgttgttCAAATGATTTTTTGAGCACAGAATGCGGAGAGGGCGCGTCCTGTGACGTCTGGTCTCCCCGACAGACGGAGGGAGAATGGTATCGGAAGGACAGGATCTTCGCAAAAGGCGACAAGGAGGCGTGTTTTGCTATTAACCTGGAAAGAATTCCCCTGTTCCACATCGCCACTACTATTGGGCCCTGCGTCATCCTGGTTGTACTGATGACCATCACCTTCATCATGCCCATAGACAGGGGAGACAGGATCTCCTTCGGAGTGACCATTCTACTCTCCATGGTCGTGTCTCTCGTGTTTGTCACAGAGGTACTTCCTGTAAAGGGTGCTTTGCCATTTTTCGGTGAGTAAAGATAGATGTAGAAAGTTCATCTGTTATTATTTCTCCTCAGCTATTTTTCAAGTAGCCTGTTCCGAAGAGACTTTGCTAAAGAACGTAGGTAGGGCTACCGAAACATTTGTCAGGTACATGTCACTTAGGGCGTGAtttaaaaacataattttccaaTGACCAATCTAATGAAGATGTTCCGTTAAATGTTAACATGGATGATGTTACAGCCACGCTGATCGTCGTGTGCATGGGGCTGATGGGGCTTTTTCTCTTCTTCACCATGGGCATTATCACCCTCTACGACAAGGAGGGGAATCTGCCTCCAATGGCGAAGACTTTCTTTCTCCGCTACATGGCAAAGTAAGGATTACTTTAAACAATATTTGTCAGGAATGAATAGCGAAATACAGAAAAGAATTGCTTTGACATTTAAGACGAAGTTGACTTATTAgcatcaaccttgtcttgaatttgtgtattttttttcctattggacaatatgaaattgtcttcattcctatcaattcatagttcgtggttacaAACCTGCTGTTTGACAAAGCGTTTACAATGTCCCTGACGAAAAATGGTGGATGTTTCTGAaaaagtctgaccgtttccaaaattgtATTCTGCTTCTTGAGTATCTGCAATTTGGCTCACCTTATTACCTCGATTTTTTTTCATGCTCGACTTTGGACTGAAAGCATACTGATTAATATTTAAAAGAAGCTTTTTTATGCGATACAATCCAATTGAATATTACAAGCATATAAACCGGGAAATATATTGTCTTgacgttttttttctaaacctgTAGGGAACTTTCAATGTTGTGTATATCTATCGATAAACACTTTTCTCGGAAATGTGGTCATACCATTATCAATACATCCGACTAAATGCTTGATCTTGCTGTGAACAAATTTCCCATCTTGCTTTGACCAAAGTGTTTTATGCCATAGAGACTACCGATTTTATAGCATGCAGGCTAAGTTAAGGGGGGGGTGGCTGTGTTTGCTAGACTTCTAGAACAAACGTTAACCACCGCACGAACGTACGACCTCCCGACCGAACGTAGAACGAAACAGGACACTCACCTAAAGGCTAGCAAAATAAATTATCTGAAATTTACAACATAAATATgggagtgtccctgtggtgtagtggtccgcgcttctggtacttgccaaATCTgtttcaaattacttggaccagaaggcccgggttcaagccccgggttaggATACTTCAGTGGACAAGAgacgcattgagtcataccaatgACTTtattaaaatggtacatacgtctaaaacagtatggaagttaaacacactcccctgccagtggactagccccctgctgcagtgattgcaccacagtatggcccagggctatgaaacggggatggcaccgccctatacatcaattatgatgtgagaggattttaacttttaactaacaaCATAAATATATTGATCCACAAGTTGTAGATTGAAATAGATGTGGACAAAAGTGAGCAGCATCCACAAaatcttttccttgttttgtcaggtttttgCTGCTCGGAGATCTCATGGAGAAAGAGGCTGCGAGCGATGATGGAGAGGCTGACAGCAGGAAGCAAGCCTTGGCTGTCGACGAAGAAAGCCCGGCTGAAATATCCGAGATTGGCCTGACCATCAGGAACCTGGCCTGTTCTGAGCGACCCGATGATGCCTCTCGTGCCGATTACATTTCGGAGACCGGGGGGGAAAGCCTGGCTGATGTCACCGAGGCAATCAATCAGTCACCAACACGCCTGGAGGTGACATCGCAAGCCTTGGCTGTCGACGAAGAAAGCCCGGCTGAAATATCCGAGATTGGCCTGACCATCAGGAACCTGGCCTGTTCTGAGCGACCCGATGATGCCTCTCGTGCAGAATACATTTCGGAGACCGGGGGGGAAAGCCTGGCTGATGTCAACGAGGCAACCAAGCAGTCACCCACACGCCTGGAGGTGACATCGCAAGCCTTGGCTGTCGACGAAGAAAGCCCGGCTGAAATATCCGAGATTGGCCTGACCACCAGGAACCTGGCCTGTTCTGAGCGATCCGATGATGCCTCTCGTGCCGATTACATTTCGGAGACCGGGGGGGGAAAGCCTGGCTTATGTCACCGAGGCAACCAATCAGTCACCCACACGCCTGGAGGTGACATTGCCCTCCGGCTTCTATAAATTGATCGGCATCTTGGAGGAGCTGACCCACAGCGTGGAGGAGTTGACCAAGGCAGTGAAGAAAGAGCAGGAGGTGTCCGATTACATCCTGCTGGCCAAGGTCCTGGACAGGCTCTGCCTTGTCCTGTACGTCAGCTGCGTTGCGGTGGCCGTGCCCATGACCATGTATCTCAGCAAGTAAAAAGAGTGGTACGACTCAGGGTCTGTTCGAATTCACCTTAAAACAGTCAGGAAATTGAAATCTAAATGATTATTTGTTGATTGATCCAGCTCTAGAGAACGTACATCCACAACTTGGGCGGCTAAGCTATTACACAGGGCTaatgaaaaacaaactttaGTAATGTAGTAATGAATAGGTGAAACATACGACtcagaggttgaaaatatggATGATGACATGAGTGTTTGCAAAGACTAACGAGAGTATTGACCAGACAATTGCAACGTGATGTATTTTCTTCAGCTATGATTCATttagttatctatttatctatctatatattcatttatcCAAGCAGAAATTGCATGTGGCCTTAGGCATTTTCATTTTCTCCTGGGCCATGGGATCCCCCTAAAGGACCCCAAAGATAAAGAAATAGTGCACAAAAAAGGGTAACCTTCTTTAACATTTCTTGCCGTTCGCGCCTCagaatattgtttattttatcaACATAAAAGTTTGAATCATATCTGCCGTTGTGTAACCACACTCAAACATATAAGGCCAAAATGTCACAGTATTCTAAAtgcagtttaaactgtaaacgccaacacaataaattggacttacccaaatttccGACTGATCAggtacagtctttgtcaaggaatgaaatCGCTAATTTGCACATTTCACTGAGAACGATCATATTATTTAAGGTTAAGGTAGACTTTCATAACTGTCGGTAGAACAATATTGTAAGTCATAGACAAACCTGTATAATATATGATAAAGGTGGGAACTGCGATGGAAATCCTTAAAAATGACGAAAATATGTTAATACCAATTGTCTCTTTTTAATTAGAATATGTAAATGCTCATAAAAACCCTTGATAATTTGTTACATATTTGTATTATCCAAACTCAAACTTTACACGATAAGTACATGTTAAACATAGTCAGCTGAATTGCACTGTCTGTTGTCACAAATATCGACAACCAGACTACACGGAACCGATACACTAAGACGATTACACATTTATCTTTCAATCACCTGTTGTTACTGAGATAAGATTAAAATGAATTgcacatactagtatcattttttttctaaagaattGTAATTACCACTTAACAAGACAGTCGGTTACATTGTAATTGAATAAAGCTTACAAATAATTAACCAAACTTATATGGGTCCAGGTCGATTGTTTGCCTAGTCGGCCGTAGCTATACCTTAAAAGTACTTACTAATATGTACACAGCCCTACGGTACACGTAATGTGTATGCAgctctttattttcttttatttgtgcaTGCTTTCTCTTCTTGAACATATTTCAAGGAAGTAAAATGTTGACAAGCATGAGTTTTAAATTAAACGAACAAATCAGACACTTGACATTGCTGTGCGGCAGAGCTTTATGTGTCTGAGTGTATGAGTGGGTATGTGTACAAGTGTGAGTATATATgcatttgtgtgtgcgtgtttttaaatttgtgtgcatgtatgtatgtgtatgtgtgtttatatgtttgtttgtttgtttgtttagcccAGACTGACTTTACGGATGACGTCTTCTGGAAACTTCAAAACTAATAGGATCGTGTACTTGAATGAATACTTGAAATCTCTTAGTGAGCGCCAAGAAGGTTGTTTTCGgtagcatttttgtgtgtgtgcgtgtgtgaccagcataactccagaagggtTGGATGGATTTTATTCCTATTTGGTTTGTAAAGAGGTCTTGGTAAGGCCTGGAAATTATCAGATTGTAGGCCCCCAAGCGACTTGTTACGTTACTGAAGCGGAACTtaatatcttgtgttctggacatgccatggtcctGATGTTTGATTGGTAGATAGCAATTTGGACAGAGATCAAATGATTTATATTTGGTCCCCCTAGCtacttgatggatggtcatggaTTTTGGTATGCAGATAGGTTGGATGATGGTTTACATGATTATATACGtagtatgcaaatcagtatctaatttgcatttttttctcattcttttttttacttttcaaaataacaaagaaaaataagaacatGGCAAAATAAGTGAAACACATGAGAAACCACAAAACAGATACATTAAACCGGGAAACAATAATATATGATCGCAAATAGTTAATAAGAACTTATGCTAATATTAATGACATAATGCGAAGAATTATTTATCTTGAAAGGACAGTATAAAGTCATATCCAGTCGTTTGGCAATGATATGAACTAATTGTTGAACATAAGAGACATAAGAAATAAAGCCAGATAAATGTAACGTCTTTTCACGATATTTGAGAATTTAAATTTTACGTAATTAAGTTTGACAGAACTGGGCAAAGATCACTTAAATCACCAAAGACTATATTGAAGGCATTAATTTGCAGATGAGTATATATTTGTAAGGTTAAAGAACCAGCCATCCAACTCGGACCAGAAACGTGCAACTATTCTACAATCCCAAAACAGGTGGATGACTGTCTCTTCTTCCTCATTAAAAGGAATATACATGCAGGAGAGTTAACCAGGCCTCAAGTAAAAACTGTTTTATTTACTGTTAGAAATTTAAAGAGCAGCTTATATTGAAACATTCTAGTGTGAGTATCAATTGAGAGTTTGTAAGGTAAACTGTAAACTTGTTTCCAAGGTATTCTTATGTTGAAATATTCTTCCCAAGAATGTtgatttattgatatttttttctgaatccaagttCTATCCCTACACATCGGCGAACAAACCCGTAGCTCTGTGGATGCCTGCCTTAAAGACAATTTCCAATAGGTTGGTATCGCATAAATAAATTGACTATGTTGAAATTCTGGACAAATGTTACCAAATTTTGAGGTGAAATTCACATAAGAATTAAATctgttttctgaatccaaaatatCATTAATAAATCGTACTCCGCCCGTAtcaaaagctgtcgaaaagaaATATATTTTGCCAATACGTATATGTAAGTTCAAACACAGAAGCTGTTGCTTgatttcgcccccccccccccccccccgaggcCGGAGCTGGAAACGCAACCAAGCCTGTATAACTTGTATAAAGAAAGAGCTTATGGGTGCTGGCTTTCCCATTAAACAATCAAAGTCACGTACGTCAATCTGCGCAAAGGAAAACATACTTGTTCTGAACAACGGATTGGACATAAAtaacaatttagaacaaaacCATCCCTTGTTAAAATATAATTTAGGCATCCATGAGGCCTTTAATGTGAGATCGACAGACTGCAAATTTTTCAGTTTAAGACCACCATGTTCATAAGTACTATAAATAGTTTTTCGTCTTACTCGCTCCGGTCCACCTCccaaagaaattgaaatattttcttctctATAAAAAAAGTCAGGTGGAGGGGGCGGAAGAGAGCTCAGTAGAAAAATAAATTGTGTTATAATAAGTGTATTGATCAAAGTAACTTTACCCATGAGCGCTAATGTCTTTGTTTTCCAAGGATATAACATTTTGACAATCTTCGTAAATTTCCTCTCGAAATTTTTACTAATTCTATTCATAGTTGTACTGGAATATGAATTCCCAAGAGGTCTATGAAGCCGTCTGTCTATTGAATAGGAAAGGGgcaggaaatataaaaatgtgtatCTATCAGAGAAACGATACGTTGTATTTAACATTTATCGAAATTTTGGGACAAACCcgataacaaaaaaaagttttgcaagTCCTTCACTAAAGCATATAGAGAATCAAGTTTGGGGGCAAGGGGAAATTAGAGTCGTCGACGTTCTGAGAAATTTTAGATTCTATACCTTGGGTCGTTAATCCTTTTTATTCAATATTGTTTCCTATCTTAATGGCTAAAACTTCTACTCCTAACTAAAACAAGTATGGGGACAGAGAGCAACCCAGACGGACTCCAGTGGACAGGGGAAAGGGGTGGGAAATATGTCCATAATTGATTACTTTACTACGGATGTCTTTATAAAGAACTCTTATCAAGTTAACAAATCCCTCACCAAAACTAAAGTACTCATGTGTTTTAAATATGAAATCAAGTCTAATGGTGTCAAATGccttttcaaagtctgcaacaaAGATTGAGCCAGGTAAGTCATTACGAACATAATATTCAATAATTTCTAAAATCCGACGTATGTTATCACTAATGCACCTGCCCTGTAGAAAACCTGTCTGATCATGTGATATCAAATgaggaataatttttttcatacgcAGGGCTATGCATTTGGATAATATGCGAGTAACACAGTTCAGCCAATTTGTTTTATCTGAGAGGGGTCTTTATCCTGTCCCGTGGAGTCTTGCTTCAGTAGCAAAGAGATGAGGCCAATTTTTTGGTCGAATAGGTGACCCACAAGATAAGAGTAAATAAAAGAGTCAAACAGAGGTTTCTTTAAGTACTAAACAAACTCGGTAAAATTCTACAGGTAGGCCGTCTAATCCCTGCGTTCTTCCAGATGAAAAAGCTTTAGTACACATATGTGGCTGCAGAGGAcactaaaaaaagaaatatctcACTTGTAATAGCTGGAAGCATAACCAGGACAAAACGTATTCAAAGAGACTGAGAATAAAATGTTGTCTCAAAGAAGGTTCTGGTTCTAAATTATACTCTAATGGAAGTCAAAACAGGGAAATTGGTTGAACCAGTACAAAAGTGACTCgaaatcaatcagtcaataacaatcaaaaagcaaacaaatctaAAATGCGGTCCAATCCCAGTCACAAACATTatttgtatgtttctagtaTTCCATTACATGGTACTTCTCAGTAATCTTCAAACATCAGATTAGATTAGATCAGACCACACTACGTTCTTCTACTAAGGGGTTGGAATACACACATATTGTAAAAAAGATCATGTCAAAAGACATTTTTGTCGCCTTATTCGACAACTGTTTTAAAGGAGCATTCaactccagaagcgggtattattTTCTAATAGATTATATTTGTCGAgatacaaatgcacccgacTTTTTGCTGaattacctcagctgtcttttggtcaataatccttttctaaaCCAATTTTTCAACAAACGGTCCCTCTTCTAATGTACTTGCATAGCTAACCTCTGGCACAGTTTCTCGTTAACGGTTGACGCGATAGGCATACAAAACAGTCGGATGATTATCACACATATAGAAAAGGATACAAAAAGTTAGCAGACTATTGGGCTTCAATTTATGGTCaatttgaccaaacaaactgGATTCAAACATAacaatttagttttttttattaatccTGGAGCATCTGCTCCTTAAAGCACACTCTAATACACCAACTTACACGTTTGAGCAGAATAGTTTACTCTTTCAGAACAAGATGAAAGCACAAGGAAGCTGTGTCTCTTTCtagagctgtgtgtgtgtgtctttcgaTTGGTACATGTGCGTATGTATATGTGTCTATGTTGTttatgtgtaggtgtgtgtgtgtgtgtgtgtgtgtgtgtgtgtgtgtgtgtgtgtgtgtgtgcgtgcgtgtatgtgtgtgtgtgtgtgtgtgtgtgtgtgtgtgtgtgtgtgtgtgtttgtatgtgtgtctgcTTCAACACTTTTTAAACACTATCACAACATCTCGGTTACACCCATGTCCCCGTTTGATTACATTTGTTAGAATACATATCCATACCAAAAGCACAATAGAAACATCAGACAGAAATAAATGGAGGACCATTTCGCTTCATCGTAAGGCAAACGTACgtacattttgttgtaattaacaaaaaagtacatgtattctaacaATATGCTACCTTGCCGACTACTACAGTTGGTCGCAGTGCGGCCTTGAAGGGGAGTCGTTACAGTGCGATGATTTTAATATGATGGAATCGATTAGGGTAGAGGCTAATTAGCCTGGATGttttcaaaattaaaaattgtATCAGCTTCCATTTAATTTTCCTCGCAATTTCGAAACAGAAATAGAAAACCAACATTCCGGAAGACAAGACCATTAAAGGTAATGACAGGGGTAGATTAAACGTTTGAATGTTTCATGAAGAATTTTCGATGTACGTCGCAGAAGCGTTACCATGACAGCATGGTATTCTCTCGAGAATCAATTAATTGCTAAAAAAGGTTAAAACTTAATCAAGCTGGTGAAAGACCTACTACAGCGGCTAGCCGGTCGTAGTTGCAGTTTTCTACTACCGTAACTTACTACTGTCGCTATTTTTTACACAATTTGGCCATTTTCTGGTCGTTTGTTTGTCAGAAACCCAATAAGTCTGGTTGAAACTAGTATCATGGATCGTTATGACCTGTACGGACAGCAGAAATTACCAGCTGTCTGTAATTATTGTGCATCGTTAAGATACTGCAGCCATTaatgttttaaatttcattttcatttcacgaAAATGAATTTATGCCTACCTTCTCGGCCGCTATTGTGATCAATAAAGGACCCATAATCACTCTACACGGAGTATTTCTTGGTGCGAATACCAGCAAGTTTTATTGACTGGCATGTAAACAGAGAAAATGCAACAACAGGCGAGACCATAATCGTTAGGCGAGGTTTGAACAGCACGTCCGACAAATACAATTAGCACACTTATTCTGTCTCTCAAGAAATGGTTACTAACCAAAAACTCGTTCAAAATCTCTTCAACCGCCTGCACAAGAGCAACGTAAACAGTAGCAATGCTCTAAAAACCAGAACTAAGAACATAGAGAAGCACTGGTGCCTAAGCCTGATATGCTCTAATAGCCAGGCTAAGAGCATACTCTAGAGAAACACTGGTGCTCAACCCTAATGTGCAAGTAATTAGGGCTGGTTGATCATATGTACGTGATATGATAATACATACTGGAAACCAAGTGGGCACTTGCCCCACTCCTACGTATAAAAATTACAACGGTAACTTTTATATCAAGTA
It contains:
- the LOC136424820 gene encoding neuronal acetylcholine receptor subunit alpha-5-like; translation: MNYRGTWSRTTSGEDCVDWSTAQAGFYPIKYPWANMENNYCRNPTGLERPFCLVKDGSQEECDIIPCSADICWDMGSPNYGIRSPGKRFYHVGERVTFTCNEGYILKSGYTSKVRCIEGGIWQYDKPSCSVDIKGRLEEELLGLYSLNQAPEIDDHTRSIISFNGSVEHIVNLDEKREMLVASVVIELTWQDSRLEWDPKYYENIRTFSAQGSNVWTPSLSLKRNADPLYQGLPKDVPLEISTDGTVIWRVETLTSTICDADPYLFPADTMDCSICLSASSAIEQIIECGEGASCDVWSPRQTEGEWYRKDRIFAKGDKEACFAINLERIPLFHIATTIGPCVILVVLMTITFIMPIDRGDRISFGVTILLSMVVSLVFVTEVLPVKGALPFFATLIVVCMGLMGLFLFFTMGIITLYDKEGNLPPMAKTFFLRYMAKFLLLGDLMEKEAASDDGEADSRKQALAVDEESPAEISEIGLTIRNLACSERPDDASRADYISETGGESLADVTEAINQSPTRLEVTSQALAVDEESPAEISEIGLTIRNLACSERPDDASRAEYISETGGESLADVNEATKQSPTRLEVTSQALAVDEESPAEISEIGLTTRNLACSERSDDASRADYISETGGGKPGLCHRGNQSVTHTPGGDIALRLL